The following are encoded together in the Chlorocebus sabaeus isolate Y175 chromosome 20, mChlSab1.0.hap1, whole genome shotgun sequence genome:
- the TNFRSF9 gene encoding tumor necrosis factor receptor superfamily member 9 isoform X1, translating into MGNSCYNIVATLLLVLNFERTKSLQDLCSNCPAGTFCDNSRNQICSPCPPNSFSSAGGQRTCDICRQCKGVFKTRKECSSTSNAECDCISGYHCLGAECSMCEQDCKQGQELTKKGCKDCCFGTFNDQKRGVCRPWTNCSLDGKSVLVNGTKERDVVCGPSPADLSPGTSSATPPAPAREPGHSPQIIFFLALTSTVVLFLLFFLVLRFSVVKQGRKKLLYIFKQPFMRPVQTTQEEDGCSCRFPEEEEGGCEL; encoded by the exons ATGGGAAACAGCTGTTACAACATAGTAGCCACTCTGTTGCTGGTCCTGAACTTTGAGAGGACAAAATCATTGCAGGATCTGTGTAGTAACTGCCCAGCTG GTACATTCTGTGATAATAGCAGGAATCAGATTTGCAGTCCCTGTCCTCCAAATAGTTTCTCCAGCGCAGGTGGACAAAGGACCTGTGACATATGCAGGCAGTGTAAAG GTGTTTTCAAGACCAGGAAGGAGTGTTCCTCCACCAGCAATGCAGAGTGTGACTGCATTTCAGGATATCACTGCCTGGGGGCAGAATGCAGCATGTGTGAACAGGATTGTAAACAAGGTCAAGAATTGACAAAAAAAG GTTGTAAAGACTGTTGCTTTGGGACATTTAATGACCAGAAACGTGGCGTCTGTCGACCCTGGACAAA CTGTTCTTTGGATGGAAAGTCTGTGCTTGTGAATGGGACGAAGGAGAGGGACGTGGTCTGTGGACCATCTCCAGCCGACCTCTCTCCAGGAACATCCTCTGCGACCCCGCCTGCCCCTGCAAGAGAGCCAG GACACTCTCCGCAGATCATCTTCTTTCTTGCGCTGACTTCGACTGTGGTACTCTTCCTGCTGTTCTTCCTCGTGCTCCGTTTCTCTGTTGTTAAACAGGGCAGAAAGAAACTCCTGTATATATTCAAACAAC catttatgAGACCAGTACAAACCACTCAAGAGGAAGATGGATGTAGCTGTCGAtttccagaagaagaagaaggaggatgTGAACTGTGA
- the TNFRSF9 gene encoding tumor necrosis factor receptor superfamily member 9 isoform X2 codes for MGNSCYNIVATLLLVLNFERTKSLQDLCSNCPAGTFCDNSRNQICSPCPPNSFSSAGGQRTCDICRQCKGVFKTRKECSSTSNAECDCISGYHCLGAECSMCEQDCKQGQELTKKGCKDCCFGTFNDQKRGVCRPWTNCSLDGKSVLVNGTKERDVVCGPSPADLSPGTSSATPPAPAREPGHSPQIIFFLALTSTVVLFLLFFLVLRFSVVKQGRKKLLYIFKQPLYHEDSSTLSSSLVDFHGCTLFY; via the exons ATGGGAAACAGCTGTTACAACATAGTAGCCACTCTGTTGCTGGTCCTGAACTTTGAGAGGACAAAATCATTGCAGGATCTGTGTAGTAACTGCCCAGCTG GTACATTCTGTGATAATAGCAGGAATCAGATTTGCAGTCCCTGTCCTCCAAATAGTTTCTCCAGCGCAGGTGGACAAAGGACCTGTGACATATGCAGGCAGTGTAAAG GTGTTTTCAAGACCAGGAAGGAGTGTTCCTCCACCAGCAATGCAGAGTGTGACTGCATTTCAGGATATCACTGCCTGGGGGCAGAATGCAGCATGTGTGAACAGGATTGTAAACAAGGTCAAGAATTGACAAAAAAAG GTTGTAAAGACTGTTGCTTTGGGACATTTAATGACCAGAAACGTGGCGTCTGTCGACCCTGGACAAA CTGTTCTTTGGATGGAAAGTCTGTGCTTGTGAATGGGACGAAGGAGAGGGACGTGGTCTGTGGACCATCTCCAGCCGACCTCTCTCCAGGAACATCCTCTGCGACCCCGCCTGCCCCTGCAAGAGAGCCAG GACACTCTCCGCAGATCATCTTCTTTCTTGCGCTGACTTCGACTGTGGTACTCTTCCTGCTGTTCTTCCTCGTGCTCCGTTTCTCTGTTGTTAAACAGGGCAGAAAGAAACTCCTGTATATATTCAAACAAC CGTTGTATCATGAAGATTCATCCACGTTGAGTTCATCTTTAGTTGATTTCCATGGTTGCACACTCTTTTATTGA